One stretch of Rana temporaria chromosome 10, aRanTem1.1, whole genome shotgun sequence DNA includes these proteins:
- the LOC120916070 gene encoding V-type proton ATPase subunit F-like has translation MAGMARGKLIDVIRDEDTCTGFLLGGVGELNKNRKLNFLVVEKETSVTEIEETFRGFLQRDDIGIILINQFIAEMIRHAIDAHNLSIPAVLEIPLKEHPYDASKDSILRRAKGMFTAEDLR, from the coding sequence ATGGCGGGTATGGCCCGGGGAAAGCTGATCGATGTGATCAGGGACGAGGACACTTGTACCGGCTTCTTACTGGGAGGGGTCGGAGAGCTGAACAAGAACCGGAAACTGAATTTCCTGGTGGTGGAGAAGGAGACGAGTGTGACGGAGATAGAGGAGACCTTCCGGGGTTTTCTGCAGCGTGATGATATTGGAATCATATTGATCAATCAGTTCATTGCTGAGATGATTCGCCATGCCATCGATGCCCACAATCTCTCCATTCCAGCCGTGCTTGAAATTCCTTTGAAAGAGCACCCATACGATGCCAGCAAGGACTCCATACTGCGGAGAGCTAAGGGCATGTTCACTGCTGAGGACCTGCGATAA